The DNA window CCCTGAGAGGTGTCAGAGGAGGGCTGGGACATGGTCCTACTCAGACCCTGAGAGGTGTCAGAGGAGGGCTGGGACATGGTCCTACTCAGACCCTGAGAGGTGTCAGAGGAGGGCTGTGACATGGTCAGACCCTGAGAGGTGTCAGAGGAGGGCTGGGACATGGTCCTACTCAGACCCTGAGAGGTGTCAGAGGAGGGCTGGGACATGGTCAGACCCTGAGAGGTGTCAGAGGAGGGCTGGGACATGGTCCTACTCAGACCctgagaggagtcagaggagggcTGGGACATGGTCAGACCCTGAGAGGTGTCAGAGGAGGGCTGGGACATGGTCAGACCCTGAGAGGTGTCAGTGGTGCAATAGCCCTCAAAGCCCTGTGGGCATTGAGAGAGCGAGGCTTGtccttcttgggaacagggatAATGGTGGATGTTTTCCTTGGCAGTGGGACCAGACCAGGCTCCAGCAAAGACTGGAACAGGTGGATTAGAACCTCACTGAGCTGCTCAGCACAGTACCTGCCGGTCCTGCCGGTCCTGCCGGTCCTGCCATCAGGTACCATCCAGTCCCCGGGCTTTGTTGATTGGTGTCGATTTAAGCAGTTTCATAACATCATTTGCTTGAGGGGTGAGTGTGTCACATGATGTGAAACTGCTTGACCTCCACCGAGCTGTATGTATAgctgtcatcatagtggtctctgattggtggtcatcagttggtgtgtcatcacagtggtctctgactggTGGTCATCAGttggtgtgtcatcacagtggtctctgactggTGGTCATcagttggtgtgtcatcatagtggtctctgattggtggtcatcagtTGGTGTGttatcatagtggtctctgattggtggtcaacagttggtgtgtcatcatagtggtctctgattggtggtcatcagttggtgtgtcatcatagtggtctctgattggtggtcatcagttggtgtgtcatcacagtggtctctgattggtggtcaacagttggtgtgtcatcatagtggtctctgattggtggtcatcagttggtgtgtcatcacagtggtctctgattggtggtcatcagttggtgtgtcatcatagtggtctctgatttggTCATCAGTGGTGTGttatcatagtggtctctgattggtggaaaACAGTtgtgtgtcatcacagtggtctctgattggtggtcatcagttggtgtgtcatcatagtggtctctgattggtggtcatcagttggtgtgtcatcacagtggtctctgattggtggtcaacagttggtgtgtcatcatagtggtctctgattggtggtcatcagttggtgtgtcatcatagtggtctctgattggtggtcaacagttggtgtgtcatcacagtggcctctgattggtggtcaacagttggtgtgtcatcatagtggtctctgattggtggtcatcagtTGGTGTGttatcatagtggtctctgattggtggtcatcagttggtgtgtcatcacagtggtctctgattggtagCCAGACTCGCTCAGGCGGAAGAAACTTAAACTTAGAATTTCATTGAGAAACCAGTCAAAATGGAGAAAAACATTCGTAAACAtattttctgaatttaaaagtaatccaagaagtaatcatctagttttttcaaaagtatcggtaatctgattacaatattttttacTGGTAACGTAACTAATTACAATTACAATTGGTTTGTAGTCAGTTACTCCCCAACACTGTTGACTCTTAACCCACAGGAGCATATTCATGTTGctcttttcacactactgagcccaAACAAGTTGTAGGGCTGGGAAAACATTACTGGGCTGGCCTGCTTATGTATCCCCAATAGTTGCTGGACCCGGTCTGGCCTGCTTACGTATCCACAATAGTTGCTTGACCCGGTCTGGCCTGCTTACGTATCCCCAATAGTTGCTGGACCCGGTCTGGCCTGCTTACGTATCCCCAATAGTTGCTGGACCTGGGCTGGCCTGCTTATGTATCCCCAATAGTTGCTGGACCCGGTCTGGCCTCCTTACGTATCCCCAATTGTTGCTGGACCCGGTCTGGCCTGCTTACGTATCCACAATAGTTGCTGGACCCGGTCTGGCCTGCTTACGTATCCCCAATAGTTGCTGGACCCGGTCTGGCCTGCTTACGTATCCCCAATAGTTGCTGGACCCGGTCTGGCCTGCTTACGTATCCCCAATAGTTGCTGGACCCGGTCTGGCCTGCTTACGTATCCACAATAGTTGCTGGACCCGGTCTGGCCTGCTTACGTATCCCCAATAGTTGCTGGACCCGGTCTGGCCTGCTTACGTATCCCCAATAGTTGCTGGACCCGGTCTGGCCTGCTTACGTATCCCCAATAGTTGCTGGACCCGGTCTGGCCTGCTTACGTATCCCCAATAGTTGCTGGACCCGGTCTGGCCTGCTTACGTATCCACAATAGTTGCTGGACCCGGTCTGGCCTGCTTACGTATCCACAATAGTTGCTGGACCCGGTCTGGCCTGCTTACGTATCCCCAATAGTTGCTGGACCCGGTCTGGCCTGCTTACGTATCCCCAATAGTTGCTGGACCCGGTCTGGCCTGCTTACGTATCCCCAATAGTTGCTGGACCCGGTCTGGCCTGCTTAAGGTATCCCCAATAGTTGGTGGACCCGGTCTGGCCTGCTTACGTATCCCCAATAGTTGCTGGACTCGGGCTGAAAAATATACTACCTGAGCTAGCACAGTAGTTGTCAGAGTCTAGGTGATGtgggcggagtcaggcgcagaccACAAAGATGAGTAATATCCTCCATCCTGTAGGTCAGACTCTATTTCTACCTCACCAAACTGTCCCGTGTTCTGTCCTCTGTGTCTGTATTCTACCCAGATCTGTTTCTACGAGGGGAAATGCTTCACGGGCAGGAAGCTGGAGATCTGCGGTGACTGTGACAACTTCCAGGACCGCGGATTCATGAACCGGGTCAACTCCATCCGCGTGGAGAGCGGAGCCTTCGTCTGCTTCGACCACCCCGACTTCAAGGGCCAGCAGTACATGCTGGAGCACGGAGATTACCCCGAGTTCCAGAGGTGGAACGCCCACAATGATCATATGGGCTCCTGCAGACCTATCAGGATGGTGAGGATTAAACGCTAACACTCGCGGTAAACCGATGCTGTGGAAACTGATGCCGCGGTAACGGACGCCGCGATAACCTATGCCTCCACGGTAACCTGTGGCTTTGTGAATACTGTAGGTTTTACGGTGCTCATATAGTCATTTTGTAATAAGCTTTGTATTTGCATAGTGACAGCTTTAGGTGGTTACTTCTTAACAGCGTTGTTACTATAGTTATTTCACACTAACATCATTGTAAGAGCTACTTGACGTGAGGGGTTAAAGTCAGAAGAGGACTAAAGCAGTAGAACAGTTTACGCCCCTCAACTCGCTTTAAAAAGACTGGCACTAGATACGTTATGTAACCCGACCAAGTCCAGCTGGAAAGTGTGACTGATGTGTAAAGGTAAATAGTCAAGCCAGCACACAATATTCAGGTGAATTGGCCACTCTAAAGTGTATCTTGGGCACAcgcagacagactgactgactggtacatTACAATGTGagatagaggagacagacagactgactgactggtacatTACAATGTGagatagaggagacagacagactgattgACTGGTACATTACAATGTGagatagaggagacagactgactgactgactggtacatTACAATGTGagatagaggagacagacagactgactgactggtacatTACAATGTGagatagaggagacagacagactgactgactggtacatTACAAtgtgacatagaggagacagacagactgactgactggtacatTACAATGTGagatagaggagacagacagactgactgactggtacattacagacagactgactgactggtacatTACAATGTGagatagaggagacagacagactgactgactggtacatTACAATGTGagatagaggagacagacagactgactgactggtacatTACAATGTGagatagaggagacagacagactgactgactggtacatTACAATGTGagatagaggagacagacagactgactgactggtacatTACAATGTGagatagaggagacagacagactgactgactggtacatTACAATGTGagatagaggagacagacagactgactgactgactggtacatTACAATGTGagatagaggagacagacagactgactggactagaggagacagacagactgactgactggtacatTACAATGTGagatagaggagacagacagactgactgactgactggtacatTACAATGTGagatagaggagacagacagactgactgactggtacatTACAATGTGagatagaggagacagacagactgactgactggtacatTACAATGTGagatagaggagacagacagactgactgactggtacatTACAATGTGagatagaggagacagacagactgactgactggtacatTACAATGTGagatagaggagacagacagactgactgactggtacatTACAATGTGAGATAGAGGAGACagatagactgactgactgttgagATGAGGGTTGTTGGAACTTCTCCTAAACTTGAAGTCACAGTGATGTAATTTCTGATttttcctccacctctccacctcctcttcctccttttcatCCTTCTCACCCCATTTCCTCCttatcctccttctcctccactccaccctcctccccatctcctcctcccctctcctcctcctcctcctcctcctcctcctcctcctcctcctcctcctcctcctcctcctccatcatcctccacgttctccttctctccccattTCCTCCTTttcatcccctcctccttcccctcctcctctccccatctcctcctcctccatcccaccctcctccccatcttctcctccccatcctcctcctcctccacgttctccttctctccccattTCCTCCTTttcatcccctcctccttcccctcctcctctccccatcttctcctcctccacttcctccttctcctccccatctcctccccctttcctcctcctccttctcctcttcatcctcctcctactcctcctcttcatcctcctgctcctcctcttcatcctcctcctcttcttcatcatcctcctcttcatcatcattgtccttttcctccttctcctcttgctcctccttctcatcctcctcttcctcctcctcctcttcctcctactcctcctctcctcttccagcatggagaacactacaGGATGGAGTTGTTTGAGGGAGCTGACTTTGCTGaccagtgtgttgaggtgtgtgatGACGTGCCCTTCCTGCAGGGACGCGGTCTGACCAAGAACTGCATCAACTCTCTGAAGGTCTACGGAGACGGAGCGTACGTATCTACTGAATCAACTGCTGTTGACATTTCAATTCAAGTCAATTCAAGTCAATTCAAGTCAATTCAAGTCAATTcaagtcaattcaattcaagtcaACTCCATTCAATTCATCAATGTATCTCTAGAACTCCTGTGAATTGTAGTTAGCTGTTTATAAGCACATCCATAAACATTTTATAAGCATACAGTAAACACTTTATACAGTAAATGATCTACAGTAAACACTTTATACAGTAAATTATCTACAGTAAACACTTTATACAGTAAATTATCTACAGTAAACACTTTATAAAGTAAATTATATAACGTGTTTACCGTAGATAATTTACTGTATAAAGTGTTTACCGTAGATAATTTACTTTATAAAGTGTTTACTGTAGATAATTTACTGTATAAAGTGTTTACTGTAGATAATTTACTGTATAAAGTGTTTACTGTAGATAATTTACTGTATAAAGTGTTTACTGTAGATAATTTACTGTATAAAGTGTTTACCGTAGCTAATTTACTGTATAAAGTGTTTACTGTAGATAATTTACTGTATAAAGTGTTTACCGTAGATAATTTACTGTATAAAGTGTTTACTGTAGATAATTTACTGTATAAAGTGTTTACCGTAGCTAATTTACTGTATAAAGTGTTTACTGTAGATCATTTACTGTATAAAGTGTTTACCGTAGATAATTTACTGTATAAAGTGTTTACCGTAGATAATTTACTGTATAAAGTGTTTACAGTAAATTAGCTACGGTAAACACTTTATACAGTAAATGAGCTATGGTAACTACATTATACAGTAAATGACCTACGGTAACTACATTATACAGTAAATGAGCTACGGTAACTACATTATGCAGTAAATGAGATACGGTAACTACTTTATACAGTAAATGAGCTACGGTAATTACATTATACAGTAAATGAGCTACGGTAAACACTTTATACAGTAAATGAGCTACGGTAACTACTTTATACAGTAAATGAGCTACGGTAATTACATTATACAGTAAATTAGCTACGGTAAACACTTTATACAGTAAATGAGCTATGGTAACTACATTATACAGTAAATGAGCTACGGTAACTACTTTATACAGTAAATGAGCTACGGTAATTACATTATACAGTAAATGAGCTACGGTAAACACTTTATACAGTAAATGAGCTACGGTAAACACTTTATACAGTAAATGAGCTACGGTAACTACATTATACAGTAAATTAACTACGGTAACTACATTATACAGTAAATGACCTACGGTAACTACATTATACAGTAAATTAGCAAAGGTAACTACATTACACAGTAAATTAGCTAGGGTAACTACATTATACAGTAAATTAGCTACGGTAACTACTTTATACAGTAAATTAGCTACGGTAACTACATTATACAGTAATCCCTAACATACAGTGTGACTGGAAATTGTAAAGacttatatactgtatattctcttctctcctcccttctcctctcctcctcctcctcctcctcctaccttctcctctcctcctcctcctcctcctcctccccctctgctctcctcctcctcttcctcctcccttctcctctcctcctcctcctcctcctcctcctcctcctccccctcttctctcctccccctcctcctcctcctcccttctcctctccccctcctcctcccttctcctctcctcctcctcctcctcctacattctcctctcctcctcctaccttcccctctcctcatcctcctcctcttcctcttctccccccccttcgcctcctcatccccctcttctctccccctccttctcctctccctccatagctGGGTGCTTTATGAGGAACCTAATTTCCGCGGCCGTATGTACAtcgtggagagaggagactactctAGTCACGTGGAGTGGCAGGCCCAGAACCCCAACATCCAGTCCATCCGCAGGGTGGTCAACTACTTCTAAACCACGACCCCGTGACCTCTGACATTAGTCCGAGGGGTCAAACCTGGGATGTCAAACAGTAAAGGGGCACAACTTTACGGAAAACGTTCAGATGACATAGTTCTATTCGTGCCATTTGCATCTGTAACATTCTGACCGTGTCACCTCACTGAA is part of the Oncorhynchus keta strain PuntledgeMale-10-30-2019 chromosome 15, Oket_V2, whole genome shotgun sequence genome and encodes:
- the LOC118383543 gene encoding gamma-crystallin N-B-like, with amino-acid sequence MSQYSGKICFYEGKCFTGRKLEICGDCDNFQDRGFMNRVNSIRVESGAFVCFDHPDFKGQQYMLEHGDYPEFQRWNAHNDHMGSCRPIRMHGEHYRMELFEGADFADQCVEVCDDVPFLQGRGLTKNCINSLKVYGDGAWVLYEEPNFRGRMYIVERGDYSSHVEWQAQNPNIQSIRRVVNYF